From one Tachysurus vachellii isolate PV-2020 chromosome 23, HZAU_Pvac_v1, whole genome shotgun sequence genomic stretch:
- the celf1 gene encoding CUGBP Elav-like family member 1 isoform X1: MNGTLDHPDQPDIDAIKMFVGQIPRSWSEEQLRELFEPYGGVYEINILRDRSQNPPQSKGCCFITYYTRKSALEAQNALHNMKILPGMHHPIQMKPADSEKNNLVEDRKLFIGMVSKKCNENDIRLMFSPYGQIEECRILRGPDGLSRGCAFITFTARQMAQSAIKSMHQSQTMEGCSSPIVVKFADTQKDKEQKRMAQQLQQQMQQLNAASMWGNLTGLNSLGPQYLALYLQLLQQSTSSGNALNNLHPMSGLNAMQNLAALAAAASATQATPSGSNALTTSSSPLSALTSSGTASGQQTLSAWDGCKAGSSPTSNANSSVNPMASLGALQSLAAGAGAGLNMSSLAGMAALNGSLGSGGLSNGSGSAMDALTQAAYSGIQQYAAAALPSLYNQSLLSQQSISAAGSQKEVISSVGPEGANLFIYHLPQEFGDQDLLQMFMPFGNVISAKVFIDKQTNLSKCFGFVSYDNPVSSQAAIQSMNGFQIGMKRLKVQLKRSKNDSKPY, encoded by the exons ATGAATGGGACACTGGACCATCCAGACCAGCCTGACATTGATgctataaaaatgtttgtggGTCAGATCCCTCGCTCCTGGTCAGAAGAGCAGCTTCGGGAGCTCTTTGAGCCCTACGGCGGCGTCTATGAAATCAACATCCtcagagacaggagtcagaatCCCCCACAGAGCAAAG GATGTTGTTTCATCACATATTACACACGGAAATCCGCATTAGAAGCACAAAATGCCCTTCACAATATGAAAATTCTTCCAGGG ATGCATCATCCCATTCAGATGAAGCCAGCAGACAGTGAGAAGAACAACT TGGTAGAAGATCGAAAGCTGTTTATCGGGATGGTGTCTAAGAAATGCAACGAGAACGACATTCGACTCATGTTCTCCCCCTACGGTCAGATCGAGGAGTGTCGCATTCTCAGAGGACCTGATGGACTGAGCCGTG GTTGTGCCTTCATCACATTCACAGCCAGACAGATGGCACAATCTGCCATTAAATCCATGCACCAGTCACAGACAATGGAG GGCTGCTCATCTCCAATCGTGGTGAAGTTTGCAGACACACAGAAGGATAAGGAACAGAAGCGCATGGCCCAGCAGCTGCAACAGCAGATGCAGCAACTCAATGCTGCCTCCATGTGGGGAAATTTAACTGGCCTCAACTCGCTAGGCCCACAGTACCTCGCA CTTTATTTGCAGCTCCTGCAGCAATCCACATCCTCTGGGAATGCTCTCAACAATCTCCACCCCATGTCAG GTCTGAATGCCATGCAGAATCTGGCTGCATTGGCGGCAGCAGCGAGTGCCACTCAGGCAACTCCAAGTGGCAGCAATGCATTGACCACGTCCAGCTCGCCACTCAGTGCGCTTACTAGCTCAGGTACGGCCTCCGGACAACAGACTCTCTCTGCCTGGGATGGCTGCAAGG CAGGTTCGTCTCCCACCTCGAATGCTAATTCATCTGTGAATCCCATGGCTTCTCTGGGTGCGCTGCAGTCTCTGGCTGCAGGTGCTGGTGCTGGTCTTAACATGAGTTCATTAGCAG GCATGGCTGCGTTGAATGGTAGTTTGGGCAGTGGAGGCCTGTCTAATGGCTCTGGAAGTGCTATGGATGCCTTGACCCAGGCAGCATACTCTGGGATCCAGCAGTATGCAGCCGCTGCCCTACCAAGTCTTTATAACCAGAGCCTTCTTTCTCAGCAGAGCATCAGTGCTGCTGGCAGCCAGAAAGAAG ttaTTTCCTCTGTAGGTCCAGAGGGGGCGAATCTCTTCATTTATCACCTGCCACAGGAGTTCGGTGACCAGGACTTGCTTCAGATGTTCATGCCTTTTGGCAATGTAATCTCTGCCAAGGTTTTCATAGATAAACAGACTAACCTCAGCAAATGTTTTG GTTTTGTGAGTTATGACAATCCCGTTTCATCCCAAGCGGCCATTCAGTCAATGAACGGATTTCAGATCGGAATGAAACGACTGAAGGTTCAACTGAAACGATCCAAAAATGACAGCAAGCCATATTGA